The genomic DNA TCCAGCAACGCGTCCACGGTCCGATTAATCTGCCGGCGATGAAAGAGGCGAGGCCCCCAGCGATGGCCGTCGATTCCGAGTGCCACAAGGTCCCTTGCACGCAACGGGGTGTCCTCGGCGAACGTCTTTTGCTGCGGAATCGTTCCGATGCGGCGGGACCCCGCGCGGGCGGGCTTGCCCGCAATCTCGACGGTTCCGGCGGAGAGTGGCCGCAGGCCAAGGAGGACCTTGAGAAACGTGGACTTGCCGGAGCCGTTCGGCCCGAGGACGGCGAGGAACTCACCGGGAGCCACATCGAGATCGAGCCCCTCCCACAACACTCGGTCGCCGAAGGCCATGCTCGCGCCGCGTAAGCGGATCGCGGGCGGTGTCTCACTCGGCAAGTGCATCCTCCAAGGCGGTCAGGTTGGCATCCATCCACTCAATATAGTCCTGCTGCTCAGGCAAGGTCTCCGTAAATTCAACCACGGGCACGCCTGCGGCCTCGGCGGCCTCGCGGGCGGCCTCCGTTTGCGGGCTCGAGGTCTGCGGATTGTAGGCGAGAACGACGACGTCGCCGCCGTCGAGGAGTTCTACCAGTTCGCGCTGGATCAGCGGTGCCACGTCGTCACCGTGCTCGATCGCCTCGCTGTATCCCTCGGGCGTCGCGTTAGACAAGCCCGCTTCCTCGAGCAGGTAGTACGGCACCGGCTCGGTCATCGCGTAGTCGCCGTCGATGCCTAGCCCGCTCTGGCGTTCTTCAAGTTCCGCCAAGCGGTCCGAGAATTCCTGACGATTGGCCTCGAAGGTCTCCGCCTGCTCGGGCTCTAGTTCGCTGAGCCGCTCGGCGATGTCGGTGGCCACCGCGTCCATGACGTGCAAGTCATACCACACGTGCTCGTTGTACTCGGCGTGGTGGTGCCCGGCATGCTCGTCGGCGGTTTCCTCGGCGTGGTCGTCGCCGTGATCGTGCTCGTCGCCGTGGTCATCGTCATGGCCCGCACTCTCGGCAGCCTCTTCCTCTGCGTGCTCGTGGGCAGCCTCGGAATAGTCCACCGCGGTCACCACCTGATCGTCCGCCAGGCCCAGATCCCCGACCAGCTGGTCCATGTAATAGTCGTACCCGCCGCCGTTGGCGACCACCAGGTCCGCTTTGGAGAGCGCCAGTTTGTCCTGCGCCGTCGCCTCGTACGAGTGCGGGTCCTGCGCCGTCGTCGTCACGATCGACGTGAGCTCAACAGCGTCGCCGGCGATTTGCTCCACGAGGTCCCCATAGACGCTGGTGGAGGCCACGACGCGCGTGACGCCGTCGTCCGCCGCCTGCTCGGACGACTGGCCTGCGGCACCGCAGGCGGACAGAGCGAGGGCGCCGACGGCGGCGGACGTAACGGCGAGGGGAAAACGGGAGCGGGGCACGAACTGGCCTACCTTTCACACACCGCATGCCAAGAGATGCGGACGTCTTGAGTCAGAAGGAGTGCGACGATGCGCACCACTGCACCCTACCCTAAATGCGAATCGTTTGCATTTTCACGGGGTGGGTGCCGACGCCGCATTCGCCGACCCGTTGCGGCGACGCTCCCCCTGCGCCTGAGTAGCGTCGCGGATTTCGCCCACCAACACTTCGATGACGTCCTCCAAGAACAGGATTCCGCGCGTGGCACCCTCAGAATCGATGACACGGGCCAAGTGCGACCCCGTTCGCTGCATGACCGAGAGGGCGTCCTCCACCTCCGTCAGGCCGGACAAGTTGGCCAGGGTGCGCAGGCGCGTCAGGGGAATGGCCTCATCGGACCGATGCGGCGGGATACTCATGACATCCTTCAAGTGCAGGTAGCCCGCCAAAAGGTCCTCGTCATCGCGCATGACGAAGCGGGAGAACCCGGTCCGCCCGACCGCCCGTTCGAACTCGTTCGGCGTCGTCGTCGCGGGAAGACTGACCAGGTCATCGAGCGGCACCATTAACGTCTCGGCCGTATACCCCGAGAACTCGAGCGCGCCCGAGATCACGCCCGATTCGTCCTCCACAAGCCCCTCCCGGCGCGACTCCTCGACGATGTTTTGGACCTCTTCTAGGGTGAAACTCGACGCCACCTCGTCCTTCGGTTCGACCCGCATTGCGCGCAGCAAGTGGTTGGCGACCCAGTTGAGGCTGGCCACCACCGGATGGACCAGCCGTGCCAGACCCAGCAACGGCGGGGCCAAGACCAGCACCGAGCGGTCGGCCACCGAGACGGAGATGTTCTTCGGCACCATTTCGCCGAAGGTCACGTGAAGGAACGTGACCAACAACAGCGCGATGACGAAGGCCACGGGCGACGCCAGCGAGTCGGGCACGCCGAGGGTATGCAGCGGCTCCGCCAAGAGGTGGTGGATGGCCGGTTCGGCAATGTTGAGGATCAACAATGAGCACACGGTGATGCCGAGCTGGGCGACAGCCAGCATCAAGGAGACGTTCTCCATGGCCCGCAGGGCGGTCGCCGCCGGCTTACTGCCCGCGTTGGCTTTAGGCTCAATCTGGCTGCGGCGGGCGGTCATGACGGCGAACTCGGCCCCCACGAAGAAGGCGTTGCCCAAGAGCAGGACGACGAGCCAGACGATTCCCATCCAGTCACTCATGCGGCCACCTCCGGACCTTCGGCGTGGTGCACGGGAATGTACCGCAATCGCTCGACGCGGCGCCCTTCCATGCGAACGACGACGAGTTGGCCGCGCTCCAGATCCACGCAGTCTCCGACGTCCGGAATGCGCCCGAGTTCCGCCATCATGTATCCACCGGCCGTCTCGTAGGCCCCGTCCTCAGGGATAGTGAGGCCGGCAATGTGATCGCCGATCTCATCTGGCCGCAGCATCCCGGGGAAGTACCAATCACCGCTGGCCGCTTGCAAGACGCCCGGCATCGTGCGGTCGTGCTCGTCGGCCACTTCGCCCACGATCTCCTCGACGAGGTCCTCGAGGGTGACCATGCCGGCCGTGCCGCCGTACTCATCCAGCACCATGGCCACCTGCAGATTAGCCTCACGGAGTTCGGCCAGCAGCGAATCCAGATGGACCGTCTCCGGAACGGAAATGATCTCCGACATGACATTAGCGGCCACGAGACCGTGACGACGCTCGCGCGGCACGGCGACGGCCTTCTTGATGTGGCAAACACCCAACACGTCATCCGGCGACTGGCCAATAACCGGGAACCGGGAGAAGCCCGTCCGGCGCGCCACCTGAATGATGTGTTCGAGGGGATCTTCAGCCCGCACGGATTCCATGCGGATGCGTGGAGTCATGACGTCCGCCGCCGACCGTTCGGCGAAGCGCAGGGAGCGTGACAGAAAGTTCGCTGTTTCCTGATCAAGCGTTCCCAAGTCGGCCGAGCGCCGGACCAGAGAAGCCAGCTCCTCGGGGTTACGGGCACTGGAGAGCTCCTCCTTGGCCTCGAGGCCCATCAGACTCAGGATCCAATTCGAGAATCCATTGAGCACCACGATGGCTGGCTTGAAAACCGCGGTGAACAGCAGCTGCGGGCGGGCCAAGGCCTTGCCCACGACGAACGCTTTGGCAATGGCCAGGTTTTTCGGCACCAACTCACCGATCAGCATCGAGAGTAAGGTAGCCAAAACCATGGCGACGATCAGCGCGGCGGGCCCCGCCGCGGCGTCGAACCCCCACGCCTCGAACACGGGCGCTAGGAGACGCCCGACGGAGGGCTCCATGACATAGCCAGTCAACAGCGTGGTGAGGGTAATTCCCAGCTGGCAGGACGACAGCTGCGTGGAAAGAGTCTTCAGGCAACGCAGGAGCGGCTTCGCACCACGATCACCGGCATTAATCGCTGCCCGCACCGTCGTCTGGTCGAGGGCGACGAGAGAGAACTCAACAGCTACAAAAAATCCTGTCCCGAGGATCAGGAGGAGGCCGAAGCCGAGATAGAGCCACTCCATTCAGCAGCCCGTTTCCAGCGACGGCGGCGCGCTGCGGCGAAAGCTCGGTCTAGAAGGCTCCGCGCTGGCTGCGTCGGCAGCGGGTTGGTCGGTCAGAGTACACAGGGAGGCGCCGGCGCTGGTGGCCGCGGAATGAACGCGCGCGGCCGGCCGGCTCAGAGAGTGACTGTCCATAAGAATCCCCAGTGTACGCAATCAGGATGAATGTGGGTATGGGGACGCGGCCCTGTCCCCGGGCCTGGGGCGTGGGCGGCCGCTCGCCGCGGGAACCAGACCGCTCACGACATGGCTGCAGATAGATTCGCAACTGAACGACGGAAGTCACTAGACTGACCGGAGGTCTAAGACTCACGCCCCGCACCACGTTCGCGGGGTCAACGCGGCGAGGCTATTCAAGGAAGAGGCGTATAGACGTGCCAGATCAACCGCACCACCGGCTGACCGAAGAATTCGGCGGAAACGAATGGCTCGTTGATGAGCTATATCAGCAGTACCGCCGGGACAAGAACTCTGTCGATAAAAAGTGGTGGGACATCTTCGAGTCCTTCGAGGAATCCGGCAACGGTGCCAGCGCGTCGTCGGCGCCACAGGCCGAGCCGGCAGCGAAGCCGGCCCCGACCCCCTCAGCCCAGAAGTCGCAGGACTCGGGCCAGTCCACTGAGCCGTCCTCCGCCACCCATGCCCGCGTCGTCGACACCACGGGCACTACCGCCGGCTCGTCCAGCGAGTCGTCCACGGGGTCCAGCAAGGAACGCCTCCCCGCCGACCCGTCCCCCGACAAGACCAAGCAAAAGTCCGCACCCAAGACGGCCCCGATCCCGGCCGAGCTGCCGAAATCGCAGGGTGAGGCGCCCACCGAGGAAGACGTGGTCAAGCCCCTGCGCGGGCCAGCCAAAGCCATCGCCACCAACATGGAAGCCTCCCTGACGGTTCCGACGGCCACCACTGTGCGCGCGGTGCCAGCCAAGGCACTCATTGACAACCGTGTCGTGATCAATAACCACCTCGCCCGCGCCCGCGGCGGCAAGGTGTCCTTCACGCACCTGATTGGCTTCGCCGTCGTTCGCGCGCTCAAGTTGTTCCCGTCCCAGAACGTGACATTTGACGACTCCAACGGCAAGCCTTCCGCTGTCCACCCGGCACACGTGAACTTCGGCATCGCCATCGACTTGCCGAAGCCGGATGGCTCGCGCATGCTGGCCGTGCCGAACATCAAGAAGGCCGAGACGCTCAACTTCTCGGACTACTGGAACGCCTACGAGGACCTGATCCGCCGGGCCCGCAATAACAAGCTGACCGCTGACGACTACGCCAACACGACCGTCTCGTTGACGAACCCCGGTGGCATCGGCACGGTGCACTCCGTACCGCGCTTGTCCAAGGGCCAAGCCACGATCGTCGGCGTCGGGGCCCTCGAGTACCCGGCCGAGTACCGCGGCGCCAGTGAGAAGACCATCGCGCGCGCCGGCGTCGGCAAGATCATCACGCTGACCTCCACGTATGACCACCGCGTCATTCAGGGCGCCGGTTCGGGCGAGTTCCTGCGCATCATCGAGAACCTGCTGCTCGGCGCAGACGGCTTCTACGACGAGATCTTCGAGGCCCTGCGGATTCCTTATGAGCCCGTGCGGTGGGTCCGGGACAACCAAGTTGATGCCGACTTGGAAGTCAACAAGATCGCCCGGATCCAGCAGCTGATTCACGCCTACCGTGTGCGCGGCCACCTGATGGCCGACACCAACCCGTTGGAGTACGTCCAGCGGCGTCACCCGGATCTCGACATTCAAACCTACGGCCTGACGCTGTGGGATTTGGATCGCGAGTGGGTGACGGGCGGATTCGGCGGCGATCAGCGCCTGCCGCTGCGAAAGATTCTGGGCGTTCTGCGTGACACGTACTGCCGGACGACCGGCATCGAGTACATGCATATTCAGGATCCCGAAGAGCGGGAGTGGTTCCAGGCGGAACTGGAACACGAATACTCCAAGCCCACGCGGGAAGAGCAGTTGCGCATTCTGGGCAAGCTCAATGCCGCCGAAGCCTTCGAGACCTTCTTGCAGACCAAGTTCGTCGGGCAGAAGCGCTTCTCGCTCGAGGGCGGGGAATCGCTGATCCCGCTGCTGGACGCCATCATTTCCGACGCCGCCGACGGCGGACTCGACGAGGTCGCCATCGGTATGGCTCACCGCGGCCGTCTGAACGCGCTCACCAACATCGCTGGCAAGACCTATGCCCAGGTCTTCCGCGAGTTCGAGGGGACCCAGGACCCTCGCTCGGTTCAGGGCTCCGGTGACGTCAAGTATCACCTCGGCACCGAGGGAAGCTACGTCTCGGACCATGGCAACGAGACCAAGGTCTACTTGGCCGCCAACCCGTCGCACCTCGAGGCGGTCAACCCGGTCCTTGAGGGAATTACCCGCGCCAAGCAGGACCGCCTCGACCGTGGCAGCGATGGCTTCTCCATCCTGCCGATCTTGGTCCACGGCGACGCGGCGTTTGCGGGCCAGGGCGTCGTGGCTGAGACCCTCAACCTGTCGCAGCTGCGCGGCTACCGCACTGGCGGAACCGTGCACGTCATCGTCAACAATCAGGTCGGCTTCACGACGGCACCGACGTCGTCCCGCTCCTCGGTCTACTCCACCGACGTCGCCAAGATGATTCAGGCT from Zhihengliuella flava includes the following:
- a CDS encoding metal ABC transporter solute-binding protein, Zn/Mn family is translated as MPRSRFPLAVTSAAVGALALSACGAAGQSSEQAADDGVTRVVASTSVYGDLVEQIAGDAVELTSIVTTTAQDPHSYEATAQDKLALSKADLVVANGGGYDYYMDQLVGDLGLADDQVVTAVDYSEAAHEHAEEEAAESAGHDDDHGDEHDHGDDHAEETADEHAGHHHAEYNEHVWYDLHVMDAVATDIAERLSELEPEQAETFEANRQEFSDRLAELEERQSGLGIDGDYAMTEPVPYYLLEEAGLSNATPEGYSEAIEHGDDVAPLIQRELVELLDGGDVVVLAYNPQTSSPQTEAAREAAEAAGVPVVEFTETLPEQQDYIEWMDANLTALEDALAE
- a CDS encoding hemolysin family protein; its protein translation is MSDWMGIVWLVVLLLGNAFFVGAEFAVMTARRSQIEPKANAGSKPAATALRAMENVSLMLAVAQLGITVCSLLILNIAEPAIHHLLAEPLHTLGVPDSLASPVAFVIALLLVTFLHVTFGEMVPKNISVSVADRSVLVLAPPLLGLARLVHPVVASLNWVANHLLRAMRVEPKDEVASSFTLEEVQNIVEESRREGLVEDESGVISGALEFSGYTAETLMVPLDDLVSLPATTTPNEFERAVGRTGFSRFVMRDDEDLLAGYLHLKDVMSIPPHRSDEAIPLTRLRTLANLSGLTEVEDALSVMQRTGSHLARVIDSEGATRGILFLEDVIEVLVGEIRDATQAQGERRRNGSANAASAPTP
- a CDS encoding hemolysin family protein codes for the protein MEWLYLGFGLLLILGTGFFVAVEFSLVALDQTTVRAAINAGDRGAKPLLRCLKTLSTQLSSCQLGITLTTLLTGYVMEPSVGRLLAPVFEAWGFDAAAGPAALIVAMVLATLLSMLIGELVPKNLAIAKAFVVGKALARPQLLFTAVFKPAIVVLNGFSNWILSLMGLEAKEELSSARNPEELASLVRRSADLGTLDQETANFLSRSLRFAERSAADVMTPRIRMESVRAEDPLEHIIQVARRTGFSRFPVIGQSPDDVLGVCHIKKAVAVPRERRHGLVAANVMSEIISVPETVHLDSLLAELREANLQVAMVLDEYGGTAGMVTLEDLVEEIVGEVADEHDRTMPGVLQAASGDWYFPGMLRPDEIGDHIAGLTIPEDGAYETAGGYMMAELGRIPDVGDCVDLERGQLVVVRMEGRRVERLRYIPVHHAEGPEVAA
- a CDS encoding multifunctional oxoglutarate decarboxylase/oxoglutarate dehydrogenase thiamine pyrophosphate-binding subunit/dihydrolipoyllysine-residue succinyltransferase subunit — its product is MPDQPHHRLTEEFGGNEWLVDELYQQYRRDKNSVDKKWWDIFESFEESGNGASASSAPQAEPAAKPAPTPSAQKSQDSGQSTEPSSATHARVVDTTGTTAGSSSESSTGSSKERLPADPSPDKTKQKSAPKTAPIPAELPKSQGEAPTEEDVVKPLRGPAKAIATNMEASLTVPTATTVRAVPAKALIDNRVVINNHLARARGGKVSFTHLIGFAVVRALKLFPSQNVTFDDSNGKPSAVHPAHVNFGIAIDLPKPDGSRMLAVPNIKKAETLNFSDYWNAYEDLIRRARNNKLTADDYANTTVSLTNPGGIGTVHSVPRLSKGQATIVGVGALEYPAEYRGASEKTIARAGVGKIITLTSTYDHRVIQGAGSGEFLRIIENLLLGADGFYDEIFEALRIPYEPVRWVRDNQVDADLEVNKIARIQQLIHAYRVRGHLMADTNPLEYVQRRHPDLDIQTYGLTLWDLDREWVTGGFGGDQRLPLRKILGVLRDTYCRTTGIEYMHIQDPEEREWFQAELEHEYSKPTREEQLRILGKLNAAEAFETFLQTKFVGQKRFSLEGGESLIPLLDAIISDAADGGLDEVAIGMAHRGRLNALTNIAGKTYAQVFREFEGTQDPRSVQGSGDVKYHLGTEGSYVSDHGNETKVYLAANPSHLEAVNPVLEGITRAKQDRLDRGSDGFSILPILVHGDAAFAGQGVVAETLNLSQLRGYRTGGTVHVIVNNQVGFTTAPTSSRSSVYSTDVAKMIQAPVFHVNGDDPEAVVRVAQFAFKYRQKFNKDVIIDLVCYRRRGHNEGDDPSMTQPMMYNLIEAKRSTRKLYTEALVGRGDITQEEADQALRDYQDRLERVFAETHAAQTSPIPAVSSDGTVNDLELPNAQVSDGINAPATTAISAETLAHIGSAHTQIPENFTVHPKLKALLDRRAKMSAEGGIDWGFAEIAAFGSLSMEGVPVRLAGQDSRRGTFVQRHAVFHDRNTGDEWMPLQHLSEDQAKLWIYDSLLSEYAAMGFEYGYSVERPDALVLWEAQFGDFVNGAQTVIDEFISSAEQKWGQSSSLVLMLPHGYEGQGPDHSSARIERFLLMCAENNMVVANPTTGANHFHLLRRQAYSRPRKPLVIFTPKQLLRLKAAASSVEDFTQGTFRSVIGDTADLSAQDVERVVLVSGRLYYDLAAARKKAEDTKTAIVRVEQLYPLPVEEIQSELAKYPNADVVWAQDEPANQGPWPFIGLNLAPELDRTLQLVSRTASASTAAGSHKRHDAEQATLLTQIFDRG